The Roseibium sp. Sym1 nucleotide sequence CGCGTGTCGTTCATCGACTGCCGATTGCCATACCCGAACGCGACTCGTATCCGTCCACCTGGACAACCGGTGCAATACTGCCTTCTGACGAAACCCGACTTTGCCACAACCCGGGATTTAAGTGACCTTCTTCTGATCACCAGCCCCGCGCACCGGCGATTCCATGGCCGTTATCGTCCCGGAACCAGGCATGTTGAGCTTCGGCGGTCCATCTTGAATTCCTTCGTTTTCCCAACAGTTTGCGCACCTTTCAAATAGTCTGCCTTTCCAGATCCGTCCCTTGGCGGGAACAGTTTGACTCCTGCGGTTGTGTCATCCAACCAAAGTCGTGCCTCAGCTTTCGAGCACCGTTTGAGAGACTATTTCCCCGGACAACAAATTGCGAGACTCGACACTGTTTAAAATCACATGATTTTTTTAAATATTTCTCCCGCTTATCCTTAATTGATTCCCTTACGTAAGGTTTTAATGCATGCACTAATGCGCAAGGATAGGTTTAAACCTAGTTGTATTTCGCAATTTTGCTTCACATTTTAGTAAAAATGGTATTTTTTGGCTGCGCTTTCCAGCAAGCTATGAACACCCGGTTGCGTTCCTTGTTTTGAAAACCGGATCGCGAAACCGATGAGGAGAGGTAAAGTTGACGGACCAAGTGACTGACCATGCACTCGAACTGACCTCGCCTCCAAAATCCTCTGAAGACGCGCATGCACACAAGCGGGACGCCCGCCGCCCCAATGCCGGTGCTCGGCCGGACGACCGGACGCCACCGGTCCGCAGCGACATCGGCACCATCCTGCTGCACTGGACCCTGGTGGTGGCCATTGTCACCAGCCTTGTGACAGGCCTGAGACTGTCCACCGACGCGGAGGGCGCCTGGTTCTCCAAACTGTTCGAGCCGATCCTGCCCCAGGGTGAAATCTGGACATGGCACTACCTGTCGGCGATCTTCGTGCTGGCGCTGATCTTTTCCTATGCCGCCTACATGTCCCTGGCACGTCTGAAACGACGAATCTCGTCCAAGAAGATGGTGGTCCTGACCCTGCCGGCAAGCACGAAGCTGCGCCTGTCCGCGGTCAATGTCATCGCCTACTGGATCCTGTTTGCGTCCGTTCTGACCCTTACGGCCACCGGTGTCTGGCTCTATCTCGGCCATGGCGGCATCTGGGTAACGGTACATTACACCGCCGCGCTGGTGGTGCTGACCTATATGATTGCCCATGTGATCCTGCATTACGCCTATGGCGGTCTGCAGCAACTGCTGCGCCTATTCCGGCCGCAGAAATTGCGGAGATTTCCGGGCATGGCCGCCCATCCGCTCGCCATCGCACTGACGCTCGGCGCGGTGGTGATGGCCGGTGCGGTCACGCTGGATTTCGGAACAAGGGACGATCTTGTCGTCGCGAGGGCCGACACCCTTCCGGACCTGGACGGGTCTCTCGACGACGCGGTCTGGCAGGATGCACGGCCGGTCCTCGTCGAGACGCACCAGGGATCGAACCTCTCCGGCACCGGCGCGTCGACCGTGGAAGTGCGCGCGGTCCAGGTCGGCGACAAGATTGTCTTTGCCTTCCGCTGGGAAGACGCCACCCGCTCGTTGAAACGGCACCCGCTGATCAAGCGGGAGGACGGATGGCACATGCTCAACAACCGTGCCGACCTTTCCGACGAAACCGCCTTTTACGAGGACAAGTTTTCGGTCGCTTTCTCGACCACGGATGTCTATGGCGGTGGCGGCGCGACCCATATGGGACCGAAACCGCTCAGCGACAAACCGGCGGCGTTTCACGGCCGGGGGCTGCACTACACGACAGATGGCAGCATGGTGGACGTCTGGCAGTGGAAGGCGTCGCGCGGCGGCATGCTGGGCCGGGTGGACGACATGCATTTCAGCACCCCGACCGCACCGAGCGAGGCGCATGTCGCGGGCAAGGCCCGTTACAGCGCAGGCTACAATGCCGACGAGGGCACCTCGTTCTATGTCTACAACTACCACAAGAAGTCGGGCTCGGACTATCTGAGCAGCGTCGATGCCAAACGCCTGCCGAAGGATTACAAGGCCACGGCGGCCAAGATGGGCACGATCAGTCTTTCCGTGAAAGCCATGGAGGACGAAGGCTCGCAGTGGTGGATGTTCGAGGACGAGAGCGTGCCCTATTCAGCTGAAAAGGATGCTGAGATCCCGGTCGGTACGGTCATTCCGGGCGTGCTGATCCAGGGCGAATATTCCGGCAGCCGCGCCGACCTCAAGGCCGGCTCGAAGTGGCAGGACGGATACTGGACGCTCGAAGTGATCCGGGACATGGATACCGGGCACAATCAGGACCTTGCCATGGTGGACGGCCTCTATGTCTGGCTGTCGGTCTTCGACCACAATCAGACCCGGCACACCCGCCACTCGCGCCCCGTGCGCCTGACCTTCAACTGAGCCTTTCAACGCAAAAAGATCACGGACACGCGCCCATGTCGAAAAGCACTTGCACGGTCACAATCAACGGCCAGAAGATCAAGGCGAATGTCGGCGACACGTTGATCGATGCCGGCCTTGGCGGCCGTCTCGTGATCCCGCATGACTGCTGCTCCGGCCAATGCGAAACCTGCCGGGTGCGGGTGCTGAGCGGCGAGATCGACGACCTGGGCACGCGGGAGAAGGACACCGTGCTCGGCTGCCTCGCCGTCCTGGAGGGAGACGCCGAGATTTCCTACGATCCGGTGCCGATCGTGAAGACCACGAAGGGCACCGTCGAGAGCATCCGCCGGATCAAGGACGACTACCTGGAAGTCCGAATCCGGACCGGCCGTCCCGTGACCTGGCTGGCGGGCCAATATCTGCGGGCGACCTTCGCCGGCTTTCCCCCGCGTGACTACAGCCCGACCACGCCGCTCAACCTGGATGCCGAACAGGATGTCATCGTGTTCCACATCAAGGTCTATCCGGACAGTGTGGTGTCCTCGAAACTGGGCAAGGAGATCGGCGTCGGTCATTCCGTCAAGCTGCGCGGCCCGTTCGGCAATGCCTTCCTGCGCCGGCAGCCCCAGCCGATCCTGCTGACATCCACCGGGACGGGCTTTGCGCCGATCTGGTCGATCGCAGTGGCCGCCAGCATGGGTCAGCCCGGGCGTGAGATCCGTGTCATCGCCGGGGCGCGAACCCGGGAGGGGCTCTATATGCGCGATGCGGTCCGCTGGCTGCAAGCCCGCAACGTCCCGATCACGCTGACCGCGAGCGACGGCGACAACGACACTGTCCTGACCGAGCGGCCCCATGAACTGGCCGGACCACTGACCTCCGATCACGTGATCTATTCGGCGGGGGCTCCCGCCCATGTGGAAGCGATGCGTACGATCGCGCGCGCGGCGGGCGCGACCTTCCACGCGGATCCTTTCTACGTGGCGGAAGAGGACAAGGGGCTCGCGGCGCTGGCCGGCAGCCTGCTGCGCAAGGCAAGGGCCCCCTTCTCGTCGGCGACGACCGCGGGCTGACAATCCCGACGCCTGCCCTACTGGGCCGCCGTTGCCAGGCTTTGCCGGCTCGAGTAGATCAGTTCCTGGACACTGGCGACCGGCATCGGCCGCCCCAGGTAGTAGCCCTGCGCGTCGGTGCAGCCGATTTCGGCAAGCATGTCGAGAAGTTCCCGGGTCTCGACGCCTTCGGCGGTCGTGGTCATATCGAGATTCCTGGCCAGTTCGATGACGGCCTTCACGATCGATATCGAATCGTCCGAATAGGCCATCGACCGCACGAAGGACTGGTCGGTCTTGATCTTGTCGAACGGGAAACGGCGCAGATAGCTCAGCGAGGAATAGCCCGTTCCGAAATCGTCCATCGACACTTTCACGCCGAGGGTCTTGGCCTGGTGCAAGGCATCCAGAACCTCTTCGGAATCGGTCAAGAGCACCGTTTCCGTCACTTCCAGTTCAAGCCGGTCCGCACTCAGGCCTGAATTGGCCAGCGCCTTGATCAGGACCGGGCCGAAGGCGTGCCCGCGCAGCTGCCGCGGTGACAGGTTGACCGCGACCCGCAGGTCGTCCGGCCAGCCGGCGGCGACCCGGCAGGCTTCGTTGAGCACCCATTCACCGAGTTGCAGGATCAGTCCGGTGTCCTCGGCAATCGGTATGAAGTCTCCCGGCGGCACCATCCCCCGCTTGGGATGGTTCCAGCGCACCAGCGCCTCGAAGCCCGAAATCCTGTAGTCCTTGAGCTCGTATTGCGGCTGGAAGAAAAGTTCCAGCGCCTCGTTTGCAACCGCCGCTCTGAGGTCGGTGATCAATTCCCGGCGGTCGTTCACGGCCGTGCCCATGTCCACCTGGAAGAACCTGTAGGTGTTGCGGCCGTCTTCCTTGGCCCGGTAAAGCGCGAGATCCGCCTGCTTGAACAGGTCATCGCCGGCAATGCCGTCGCCCCTGGCCACCGAAATGCCGATGCTCACACCGATGACGATTTCATGATCGGCAATATAGAACGGCTGCGACAGCTTCCAGATGACCTGTTCCGCGAGATCCTCCACCTCCTGGGAACCGACCGGCAACTTCGTCAAAATGGCAAATTCGTCGCCGCCCAGCCGGACCACCAGGTCCTGGTCGCCGCACATGTCCCTGAGCCGGTCGGCAACCTGTCGCAACAACTCGTCCCCGATCGGATGTCCGAGCGAGTCGTTCACCATCTTGAACTCGTCCAGGTCCAGACAGAGGATCGCAAATTCTCCGCCTTCGTCCTGCTGGCGGGAAAGCAGGATTTCCATCTGGTCCCGGAACTCGATGCGGTTGGGAAGCTGGGTGAGCAGGTCGTGGCGAGCGAGGAAGGCCAGCCGGTCACGCGCCTCCTGCCGCTCGGTGATGTCCTCGGAAATGGCAACCCAGCCTCCGTCGGCCAAAGGCTGGCGCGTGGTCAGAACGATCCGGTCGGAGCGGGTCCTCTCCATCTTGGTGCTTTGCGTGCCGGTGGCAGCGCCTCGTTGCGGACCAATGTGCCTGTCCTGGCGGGGCATCTCTTCCGGCTCCAGCATCTCGACTTGCTGAAGCGCACCGACCTCCGTTTCCGTCATGCCCGGTTTCACCCTGCCGCGGTCAAGTTCAAACAGTTCGGCAAATCTCTGGTTGGAAACAATGAGGCAACCGTCCCGGTCGAACATGCACAGCCCATGTGACATGTTGTTGAGGGCAGCGTCGAACAGGATGTTCTGCTCGCGCAATTGCGTTTCCTGAGAGCGCAGGATGGTGTTTTTCTCGTGCACGCGCTCGCGCAGCGCGTCACGTTCCTTGACCGAGCGCTGCAGGGAAACCACCGAGCGGGCAATGTCACCGACCTCATCAAGCCGTTCGGTACCGACCACGCGGCTTTCGAAATCGCCGGCTGCAATGCCGGTCAGGACGCGGGTGATCTTTGTCAGCGGACGCGTGATCCGCCGTGACAGGAGATAGGACACTGTTGCAAAGGCCGCGAGCGCCAGCAGTCCGAACAGGAACAGCCACCTGAGCAACTTGGCTTCTTCCTCAATGCCGATCCGCGTCAATTCGGCCTGGGTCGCGGTCAGCGCCTCGATGGGTAAAAGGGCACAGATGCTCACCGGTGGCACCGGCACGCCGCATTCGATTATCCGGGCTCCGTTGTGGGTAATGTTGGGTGCTGTCGGCGATTGCTCCAGATCGGACAGGTCGCCATAGAAATTGGCCCGGGAAATGATCCTGTTGTCGAAGACAAGGGCCAGTTCGAACGAATTGATTTCGGCAAGGTCCACGAGCATGGGTTCTTCGACCCGCAACCAGCGCTGTGCCAGCAACCCGCCGATGACATAGCCGAAGTCGTCGAACACCGGCGTGAAGATCACCTGCGAGACCGCGTTGACCGTGTCACCGGGTACAAAGATGCTGGTCTCGTTGCGCGGAAGAATGGTGGAGAAGGTCTGTTTCCCGCCCGGATAGCTGTCCTTCAGGGACGCCGAGATCCTGCCGAAGAAACCGGAGCTGCGAATTCTGCTGTTGAGCGCAACCAGATCGGCGGAATAGGACGAGGCACCGATCACCCGTCCCTTTTCGTCCAGAACGACCAGTCCGTCCACATCCGCGAGCTTCGCTGCAGGTCCCAGCAATTCCGACATGGCAACGTTGTTGCGCGATTCAACGGCCTTTGCGGTGTCCACGCGTTCCGAGATGGCATTGACCCGTCGGAGCCTGTCCTGAAACAGGAACTCCAGGCGGGTACCGGCCAGCTTCACATCCGCTGTCAGCGTCTCCAGCAAACGGGCATGGGACAGCTGCAGGAGTTCCGCCTCCTGACGGGCCATGCTGCCTTCAAGCTGATAGGCCACCAGTCCGATGAGACCGGCAAAAGCGCAGATGGCCGTGAAAACGGCGCCATAGGTGTAGTGCCAGAGGAGGGACGAGTGACGAAACATACTGATCTTGTTCGCTAGTTACTGACGGGGACGCCACCGTAATTGCGTATCAATTCCCGAGCCTGACCTGACAGGCTGTAATTGAGAAAAGCCTCCATGTCCGGTTCCAGCGTTCCGTTCTTGTAGATCAGAGCCAGCGTCACGGCGCTCGGATAGCCGTCATCCGTCGGATGAAACCCGTCGATCTTCTGAATGGTGAGCCCCTCTTCAAGCAGGCCCGAATAAGGACCGAAAGCGATGGCACCCTCGACATCGCGTGCCGTCTCGATGGCGTCCTGCGTCGTGAGCGCCGTCTTGCTTCGGGGAGAGAATTCAAGGTCCTGCCAGCCCGGCATCGTCCCCCGGAGCACCTGAAGAGTGCTGTCCGTGTCTTCCCGCCTGACCAGCCGGACACGGAGGTCCGCACCGCCCAGCTCGGACCAGTTGGTAATCTCGCCCGAATAGAGCCCGACAAGCTCTTCACTGGTGAGGGCATCAACGCCGGCAGAAGGATGGGTGAAAATGGCGCTCGGAATCCTCGCGATCGGCTGGTATTCCAACCCGTATTCGACCTCGCTTTCGGACAGGGGCCGGGCAACCCTGCCCATGCGCTCCGCACCGGAACCAACAGCGGCAATGCCACCGCCGGAGCCGATGCTAGGAGGAATATCCAGCTCCACGTCAGGATAAACCGCGGAAAATCCGCGCCCGATTTCCCGAAGCATTTCAAGCCCGTCTCCGGTCCCGACAACCGTGAGACTGGTTTGTGCCGAACCGGATCCAGTCTGGATGAAGAGTGAGCAAAGTGACAATGCCAAGCCGAAGGCCAAACTGCGCATATTTACCACCGATATCTGTGTGTACTATCTAGAATGCCGCATTCAAGTTAATTAAACGCTAAATCACTGCGATTAATTACGATAAATGTGTATTCGAATTTGAAATACGAAATAGAACTGAACAATCTCTCAAATTGAATGATACTTTCGACATAGGAAATATTTGCCTACGAGAATTTTCTTGCCTACTTGCCCGTGAATTCATCCGGAGATCATTCGACCAGCCAAATCTATCTCGTAGCAATGTTGACTTATACGTATTTACTTTAATGTTTCTTGCGAGATGGCAGCCAATCTCTCTGAATAGCTGCGCCGTTCCCGAACGGAAGATCATTGCGTGCAGGGCCTCGTTCGCTGCCGTTATTCTGATACGGGCGCCGCACTGCCGCGCACGACCAGTTCGACATCGACCATGACGGGATCCCGCCCAAGACCGGTCGTGTCTTCTCCGGCATCGATGCAAGTCAACAGCAGGGAGGACGCCTGAGATCCAAGAGCCCGCCTGTCCTGGCGAATGGTTGTCAGGGCCGGCACATAATATTCGGACAGTTCGATATCGTCGAAGCCGACAACGGAAATATCCTGAGGCACCCGGACCCCATTGGCGGTCAGAACGGAGATCAGGCCAAAGGCCACCTGATCCGAA carries:
- a CDS encoding ethylbenzene dehydrogenase-related protein yields the protein MTDQVTDHALELTSPPKSSEDAHAHKRDARRPNAGARPDDRTPPVRSDIGTILLHWTLVVAIVTSLVTGLRLSTDAEGAWFSKLFEPILPQGEIWTWHYLSAIFVLALIFSYAAYMSLARLKRRISSKKMVVLTLPASTKLRLSAVNVIAYWILFASVLTLTATGVWLYLGHGGIWVTVHYTAALVVLTYMIAHVILHYAYGGLQQLLRLFRPQKLRRFPGMAAHPLAIALTLGAVVMAGAVTLDFGTRDDLVVARADTLPDLDGSLDDAVWQDARPVLVETHQGSNLSGTGASTVEVRAVQVGDKIVFAFRWEDATRSLKRHPLIKREDGWHMLNNRADLSDETAFYEDKFSVAFSTTDVYGGGGATHMGPKPLSDKPAAFHGRGLHYTTDGSMVDVWQWKASRGGMLGRVDDMHFSTPTAPSEAHVAGKARYSAGYNADEGTSFYVYNYHKKSGSDYLSSVDAKRLPKDYKATAAKMGTISLSVKAMEDEGSQWWMFEDESVPYSAEKDAEIPVGTVIPGVLIQGEYSGSRADLKAGSKWQDGYWTLEVIRDMDTGHNQDLAMVDGLYVWLSVFDHNQTRHTRHSRPVRLTFN
- a CDS encoding 2Fe-2S iron-sulfur cluster-binding protein — encoded protein: MSKSTCTVTINGQKIKANVGDTLIDAGLGGRLVIPHDCCSGQCETCRVRVLSGEIDDLGTREKDTVLGCLAVLEGDAEISYDPVPIVKTTKGTVESIRRIKDDYLEVRIRTGRPVTWLAGQYLRATFAGFPPRDYSPTTPLNLDAEQDVIVFHIKVYPDSVVSSKLGKEIGVGHSVKLRGPFGNAFLRRQPQPILLTSTGTGFAPIWSIAVAASMGQPGREIRVIAGARTREGLYMRDAVRWLQARNVPITLTASDGDNDTVLTERPHELAGPLTSDHVIYSAGAPAHVEAMRTIARAAGATFHADPFYVAEEDKGLAALAGSLLRKARAPFSSATTAG
- a CDS encoding bifunctional diguanylate cyclase/phosphodiesterase — protein: MFRHSSLLWHYTYGAVFTAICAFAGLIGLVAYQLEGSMARQEAELLQLSHARLLETLTADVKLAGTRLEFLFQDRLRRVNAISERVDTAKAVESRNNVAMSELLGPAAKLADVDGLVVLDEKGRVIGASSYSADLVALNSRIRSSGFFGRISASLKDSYPGGKQTFSTILPRNETSIFVPGDTVNAVSQVIFTPVFDDFGYVIGGLLAQRWLRVEEPMLVDLAEINSFELALVFDNRIISRANFYGDLSDLEQSPTAPNITHNGARIIECGVPVPPVSICALLPIEALTATQAELTRIGIEEEAKLLRWLFLFGLLALAAFATVSYLLSRRITRPLTKITRVLTGIAAGDFESRVVGTERLDEVGDIARSVVSLQRSVKERDALRERVHEKNTILRSQETQLREQNILFDAALNNMSHGLCMFDRDGCLIVSNQRFAELFELDRGRVKPGMTETEVGALQQVEMLEPEEMPRQDRHIGPQRGAATGTQSTKMERTRSDRIVLTTRQPLADGGWVAISEDITERQEARDRLAFLARHDLLTQLPNRIEFRDQMEILLSRQQDEGGEFAILCLDLDEFKMVNDSLGHPIGDELLRQVADRLRDMCGDQDLVVRLGGDEFAILTKLPVGSQEVEDLAEQVIWKLSQPFYIADHEIVIGVSIGISVARGDGIAGDDLFKQADLALYRAKEDGRNTYRFFQVDMGTAVNDRRELITDLRAAVANEALELFFQPQYELKDYRISGFEALVRWNHPKRGMVPPGDFIPIAEDTGLILQLGEWVLNEACRVAAGWPDDLRVAVNLSPRQLRGHAFGPVLIKALANSGLSADRLELEVTETVLLTDSEEVLDALHQAKTLGVKVSMDDFGTGYSSLSYLRRFPFDKIKTDQSFVRSMAYSDDSISIVKAVIELARNLDMTTTAEGVETRELLDMLAEIGCTDAQGYYLGRPMPVASVQELIYSSRQSLATAAQ
- a CDS encoding PstS family phosphate ABC transporter substrate-binding protein, which codes for MLREIGRGFSAVYPDVELDIPPSIGSGGGIAAVGSGAERMGRVARPLSESEVEYGLEYQPIARIPSAIFTHPSAGVDALTSEELVGLYSGEITNWSELGGADLRVRLVRREDTDSTLQVLRGTMPGWQDLEFSPRSKTALTTQDAIETARDVEGAIAFGPYSGLLEEGLTIQKIDGFHPTDDGYPSAVTLALIYKNGTLEPDMEAFLNYSLSGQARELIRNYGGVPVSN